The stretch of DNA GggcttccccttcctctcggtcggctccctctcctcttcctcccctcCGTCTCCTCCTCCGCAGCGGACCGACTAAAACACACGAGGACACTTTTGCGGCCCGCCCCCTGCCCCCGCGCCCTATTCCCAcccgccgccacccccaccccgcGGCGGCTCCCCCCCGATCCGACggcccccgcgcgcgccacgtcgccgtcgtcttcctcccCCACCCCACTATTTACCCTCCGCCCCACGCGGCCGGTCGCCCCACCTCCCCCCTTTCCTTCCCGTCCCCTCCGAATCGGCgcgctagggttagggtttcgctGCATCCGCGTACACGCGTGTTCCGCCTAGGCCCGGGTGGTTCCGGTGAGTTTTCTCTCTCTCCTGCTCGGTTCTTGCGCTCCGCTCGTTTCCTTCCTGCTGCTTCTtggcaatggagtggattgggggCTAGGGTTTTAACTGTTTGGCTTTGTGGCGGTGTCTTTTTGGTGTGGAGGCGTAGGTGGGAAGCCCTATGGCGATCGTGAGGACCGGCGCCGGCGTCCGGCTCCCGAGGCttgacggcggcggggagggctcgccggaggccacggaggacgacgaggagtCGCGGGCCACGCCGTCGCAGGAGTCCGGGGCCGACGGCTtctccggcggcgaggaggaggagggggaggaggaggaggaggagaatgGCGGCGGAGGTGAGGAACCAGAGGAGGCGGAGGATGAGTTAGGCGAGGAGGAGTTggagctggaggaggaggaagaggagggggaCTCGGGGATGGGTTCCGACGAGCTGGAGGTCACGGAGCTCGGGGAGCCTGGCGCCGAGATGTGCCAGGTTGGGGACCAGAGCGTTGCCGTGCCGCTGGAGCTCTACGACCTCGCCGGCCTCAGTGATGTGCTTTCGCTCGACGCCTGGAACACCCTCCTTAGCGAGGACGAGCGAATCCGTCTCGCCGCCTTGCTGCCCGACATGGACCAGGAGACCTTTGCCCGCACCCTAGTTGAGCTCCTCTCAGGACAGAACTTCCACTTTGGgagccccctcgccgccctCTTCAAGCAGCTCAAAGGGGGGCTGTGCGACCCCAGGGTCAACCTGTACCGCCGTGGCACCCGCTTTGCGGAGCGGCGCAAGCATTACTACTGGCTGCAGAGCTACCACAACTCAATGGTGCGGGGTCTGTGGGAGATCAAGGATTGCTGGAAGGGCCGTGAGGGGTACAGCCTTGATGAGAGGCTGAGGATGTTGGATGCTTTGAAGGCAAAGCAGCAGCAGAGAAAAGCTTTGGCTTTGGCTTGGCGATCTGGGTCAGAGACTGATTCGGGGAGCAGGGAGTCTGGGAAACAGGTCTTAAATCAGCTGAAGCTAGATAAGATTGGACAGAAGAAGGCAGGGAAGTTAGCGAAGGAGAGGTCTAAAGGCTTGCTGCGGGTGAATATGCTGAAAGGAGTTGATGAAGAGTATGGGGAAGGGTCTGGCCGTGATGCTGCAGTAGCGCTTTCTCGTCAAGACAATGTGTATGGATATGATTCGGGCACACATAGAGGGAAGCTTCATAGGAGCATAGATGGCCTTTACTCGGAGGAGCTAGGATATGAACGGGATTCGTCCAGAACTCGGTTTCCGAGGCTGCTGCCGAAGCCAGTAAAGAAGAAGGAATTGACTACGAGCTATGATGGCAATCTGTACGGAAACAACTACCATGATAACAATAATGCTTCTCCATACTACTATGGCAGGAATCCCGGTCCTAATCAGGGAGTCACTCTAGCAGCAGCATATGATCCTCCATATTTTGACACCAGAAGGAATGCAAGGTACTCGGAGAGGGACTGGGTACAGGGTGGAAAAGGTGTGCAGAGTAAAGCACTAACAGGGGATGAAATGCACTGGACTGCTAGTACCCACACTGGCCAAGTAGATGACTGGCAAAAAGGGAAGTTGGCAGGTGATTACAGGAGCAGGAAAGATCAAGCTGGCTATGGTCTGAAGGTTAAGTCCTATAAAAGCATCGAGCAACAGACTAATGATGCTCGCATTGGGTCAGACCCTAGAAGCAAGATATCACAGGTGAAGATGGCAGGTAAATCCAGTAGCCAATTTGATAGGATTAGCCAGAAACACTCCAGGGGCAATGCTGCCTATTCTCAAAGTGAGGAGACAGAATCTGATTCATCAGAACAGTTTGAAGATAGTGGGGACGTGCATTTTCTTGAACGGAAGCCAGAGCATCACCATTCTGGATTTCATAGACAAGCACATGGTGTCAAAAAGTCAAAAAAACTTTCTAAAGTGGTCAAAATGAACTATCCTACTGCTGGTGCAGATTTAGAACCCTCTCGGAGCAAAGGATTCAAAGGAAAGGTTTCAGAGGCTGGTTATTTACGTGATGTGGATGTGAAGATGACGGAACAGATTAGTGATGTCATGAAACCTCCAGCAGCCAGTGGTGAAAGGAAGCGGAAAGGGATGGCAAATTTGGAAACACATGTTCATGATAACTCCGAACTGCATGAAATCAATGAAAATGCCAATGATTCATTCAGGCTAACAGAAAGTGAAAGGCTTGCCAGTAAATCAGGCCATGCAATCCAAGATTCTAATGGTGATTTTGGTGGTACTGAAAGAGTAAGTGGTAGCTCTGGGTCCAAAAAAACAAAAGGAAGAGTTGAAGTTCCTAGCCTGGATGAGCACAGTGAGCATGTGCCATCTGGTCCAAAAATGGCCGACAACATCAGTGGCTCGAAGAAGAAAAGCAAAAAGAAGCCAGAGAGCACCACAGACGCAGTTACTGTAGCAGAACCAGCTGCTGATGTGCCGGAAGATAATGTAGTAGCAGTAGAGCCTGAGAAGATTGAGAAGCCCAAGAAGAAGTATGTACCAATATCACCAACTATCCATACCGGCTTTTCATTCTCCGTTGTACATCTTTTAACTGCTGTAAAGAAGGCTATGGTCTCTCCTGCTGAGGATACTCCAGCAGCAGCGAAGCAACCTGATGGAGAGGACGGCAAAAAATGGTTCAACAATGAAGAGCAAAACAAAACGCCTCAAGAACAAAGTATGACAGAACAAGCTCAACAGGTTCTTGATGGTGCAGATGCCAGTGCCGCAGAGCAGAATGTACCAAGCAATTCACTAGCACTTACTGTTCAAGAGATCGTCAATCGAATTAGATCAAATCCTGGAGATCCTAGGATACTTGAAACCCAGGAGCCCCTCCAGGATTTAGTTCGAGGAGTATTGAAGGTACTGTCATCTAGAACAGCTCCTCTAGGTGCAAAGAGCTGGAAAGCACTAGTTGCCTATGAAAAGTCAAACAAAAGTTGGTTCTGGGTTGGTCCAGTACCTTCTGTTTCATCATATGATGATCCTGATGAAGAAACTTCTGCAGAAGCATGGTGTATACCGCACAAGATGCTTGTGAAGTTGGTTGATGCATTTTCTAATTGGCTGAAAAGTGGTCAGGAAACCCTCAAGCAGATAGGATCCcttccaccacctccaccaccaaaTCCTGCAAACTTGGATTTGAAGGAAAGATTCAAGGAGCTTAGAGCCCAGAAAAGTCTTAACACAATAAGCCCAAGCTCAGACGAAGCAAGGGCATATTTCCAGCGTGAGGAATTTTTGAGGTACTCCATACCTGATAGAGCCTTTTGCTATACTGCTGCTGATGGGGAGAAGTCTATAGTTGCTCCCTTGAGAAGAGGAGGTGGAAAGCCCACTGCTAAAGCTAGGGGTCACCCCATGCTCTTACCTGATCGTCCGCCACATGTTACTATCCTCTGTCTTGTAAGAGATGCTGCTTCTAGGTTGCCTGCAAGAACTGGAACTAGAGCTGATGTCTGCACACTACTCAGAGATTCACAATACCTAAACCATGAAGAAGCCAATAAAGAGGCTGCTATTAATCAAGTCGTCAGCGGTGCTCTTGATCGCTTGCACTATGAACGTGATCCTTGCGTACTGTATGATAATGACAAAAAATTGTGGACCTATCTACACAGGGGTAGGGAGGAGGAAGATTTTGAGGATGATGGCACGTCATCTACGAAAAAATGGAAGAGACCGAGGAAAGATCCCTCTGATCCGGCAGAGCCAGGTGCAGCAAACGATGATTTTGATGATGATGGCACTGGCACCCCTTTGGCGAACAATGCAAAAAAGCAAAAGACAGACCATGGCGATCCTACAGTATCAGGAGAAGCTAACGATGAGGGAGATAATGCAACTCAGAATCCATCTTGTGGTGGCCTCGAGGGTGATCCTGATCTTAATGTTCCATCATCAAAAAATTACGAAGAATCAGTTGGAGTTGTTTACATTGATGCAAGACCAGATGATGCTGGTTCGAATTCAGTAGATGCAAAACCAGGCAGCAGGGCTGATGATAACCCAGCAAGTTGGCAGTCAGTCCCAGAACAGAATAAAAACAGCACGGCACTTCCTGAGAACACCAGCATGGATGCTACCCTGTCATGAATAATAATAACATCATGGCTCAGTGAGCAGCACATGTGTTGAAGCGTCAGCATAGGTAATTTCTGCAGAAATCACATTTCACCTGTGCCATCTATTCTTAGTGCTTCAGTTGGCTATTATTATGAGAATTTGTTTCGTTGTTACTGTTGTTTCTCTCTCTTTACACTGCAGTAATGTAAACTAGAAATGCTTAGATGGTTTTATGCTACCCTATTTTTCTCCTAGCACAGCTCAGTCTGTTTTATAGTGAAATTGTTATACTTTCTGCTGGATATCATCTTATAATTCAGTGCTTTGTGTCCAAACAGATTTTCTAACACTACTTTGGTCCGTAGCTATCATAGTTGGGCCTGTACTTATAACGATTGTTGTGAAATAGGCAACATTCTTTTCAGATATTGGTTACAGTTTTTTCAGTGAAAGAGGGAGACTATTCTATCGATATGTTACTTGAATTGTATTATTTCCTACATAAAGTTAGCATTGAAGTGATATCTCCTATGTCGTAATTATATGTTTGATGCACTATTGTGCAGGCCACACTTAGTTATAGTCAGGATGTGGTAGTCCTGCTTCATTCTGAGATCTCTATTCTCCAGTTCATTAGTTAGTGTTGCTTGGAGCAGTTTAAGATCATGTAGTTCCCTGCAAATATATGTTTATGTAGTTCACATGATGATTACAAATAGCTCGTGCAAATATCAAGTGGGGGAAGGACTTCTCTGATTGCATCCATCCTCATTCTGCTCACTGTCATTTGAAtagatttttatttttttttcatttggtTGGACTCTTTACCTACTTAATTGTTTCCGAAAATATTCTGAAAACTGCACGTGTCTTTTAACCATGAGACTATATAAACCCTGCTGCCCATGTGACAGCTTCTTTTGTTTTGCAGGGTAGAAACTAGAAAGCAGTGTTCATCTTGTTGCTATATGTTTGGACATGgacaccatagcaagcatcaTTATATGAGGC from Panicum hallii strain FIL2 chromosome 3, PHallii_v3.1, whole genome shotgun sequence encodes:
- the LOC112887261 gene encoding uncharacterized protein LOC112887261; amino-acid sequence: MAIVRTGAGVRLPRLDGGGEGSPEATEDDEESRATPSQESGADGFSGGEEEEGEEEEEENGGGGEEPEEAEDELGEEELELEEEEEEGDSGMGSDELEVTELGEPGAEMCQVGDQSVAVPLELYDLAGLSDVLSLDAWNTLLSEDERIRLAALLPDMDQETFARTLVELLSGQNFHFGSPLAALFKQLKGGLCDPRVNLYRRGTRFAERRKHYYWLQSYHNSMVRGLWEIKDCWKGREGYSLDERLRMLDALKAKQQQRKALALAWRSGSETDSGSRESGKQVLNQLKLDKIGQKKAGKLAKERSKGLLRVNMLKGVDEEYGEGSGRDAAVALSRQDNVYGYDSGTHRGKLHRSIDGLYSEELGYERDSSRTRFPRLLPKPVKKKELTTSYDGNLYGNNYHDNNNASPYYYGRNPGPNQGVTLAAAYDPPYFDTRRNARYSERDWVQGGKGVQSKALTGDEMHWTASTHTGQVDDWQKGKLAGDYRSRKDQAGYGLKVKSYKSIEQQTNDARIGSDPRSKISQVKMAGKSSSQFDRISQKHSRGNAAYSQSEETESDSSEQFEDSGDVHFLERKPEHHHSGFHRQAHGVKKSKKLSKVVKMNYPTAGADLEPSRSKGFKGKVSEAGYLRDVDVKMTEQISDVMKPPAASGERKRKGMANLETHVHDNSELHEINENANDSFRLTESERLASKSGHAIQDSNGDFGGTERVSGSSGSKKTKGRVEVPSLDEHSEHVPSGPKMADNISGSKKKSKKKPESTTDAVTVAEPAADVPEDNVVAVEPEKIEKPKKKYVPISPTIHTGFSFSVVHLLTAVKKAMVSPAEDTPAAAKQPDGEDGKKWFNNEEQNKTPQEQSMTEQAQQVLDGADASAAEQNVPSNSLALTVQEIVNRIRSNPGDPRILETQEPLQDLVRGVLKVLSSRTAPLGAKSWKALVAYEKSNKSWFWVGPVPSVSSYDDPDEETSAEAWCIPHKMLVKLVDAFSNWLKSGQETLKQIGSLPPPPPPNPANLDLKERFKELRAQKSLNTISPSSDEARAYFQREEFLRYSIPDRAFCYTAADGEKSIVAPLRRGGGKPTAKARGHPMLLPDRPPHVTILCLVRDAASRLPARTGTRADVCTLLRDSQYLNHEEANKEAAINQVVSGALDRLHYERDPCVLYDNDKKLWTYLHRGREEEDFEDDGTSSTKKWKRPRKDPSDPAEPGAANDDFDDDGTGTPLANNAKKQKTDHGDPTVSGEANDEGDNATQNPSCGGLEGDPDLNVPSSKNYEESVGVVYIDARPDDAGSNSVDAKPGSRADDNPASWQSVPEQNKNSTALPENTSMDATLS